A genomic region of Leptospira mtsangambouensis contains the following coding sequences:
- a CDS encoding glycosyltransferase family 2 protein translates to MEGKRKRKLSVAIITFNEEKNIGDCIRSVETVADEIIVLDSISTDRTKEIATSFSKVKFYESPFPGHVEQKNKAIGFCSHDWILSLDADERANETLVRSIQAFLESESIHANGFKIARLTYHLGRWIRYSGWYPLRRYRLFQKNSATWVGENPHDFIELKPGSVGKIMKGDILHYSFTDFSHQITTINQFSSIVAYTRYAKGERFSLTKTILKPFGKFLEIYIFKFGFLDGIPGLWIAIASSFSTFLKYAKLYELDRKQIERPSNIRKEYGKN, encoded by the coding sequence ATGGAAGGCAAGAGAAAAAGAAAATTGTCGGTGGCCATCATCACCTTCAATGAAGAAAAAAATATCGGAGATTGTATCCGTTCCGTCGAGACCGTTGCCGACGAAATCATTGTTTTGGACTCCATAAGTACTGATCGTACAAAAGAAATCGCGACTTCTTTTTCCAAAGTAAAATTTTATGAATCTCCGTTTCCGGGCCATGTGGAGCAAAAAAACAAAGCCATTGGTTTTTGTTCTCATGATTGGATTTTGTCATTGGATGCCGATGAACGGGCAAATGAAACATTGGTTCGATCCATCCAGGCATTTTTGGAATCAGAGTCGATCCATGCCAATGGATTTAAAATTGCAAGATTAACCTACCACTTGGGACGCTGGATTCGTTATAGCGGTTGGTATCCCCTTCGCCGGTATCGTTTATTTCAAAAAAATTCGGCCACTTGGGTGGGAGAAAACCCGCATGATTTTATCGAACTAAAACCAGGCTCTGTTGGAAAAATAATGAAAGGAGATATCCTTCATTATAGTTTTACAGATTTTAGTCACCAAATCACAACCATCAATCAATTCTCTAGTATCGTTGCTTATACTCGTTATGCGAAAGGAGAACGATTTTCTCTTACGAAAACCATTCTGAAACCTTTTGGTAAATTTTTAGAAATTTATATTTTTAAATTTGGTTTTTTAGATGGGATTCCAGGGCTTTGGATTGCGATTGCCTCTTCCTTTTCAACTTTTCTGAAATATGCTAAGTTGTATGAACTAGACAGAAAACAAATAGAACGCCCTTCCAATATTAGAAAAGAATATGGCAAAAACTAA
- a CDS encoding ferredoxin: protein MRKAYVDKDNCTSCNQCADNMPKYFMMDEDDVSQTHIGGESINDAMIPDEDEKKVQKEMDECPGECIHWKKH from the coding sequence ATGAGAAAAGCTTATGTAGACAAAGACAATTGTACTTCTTGCAACCAATGTGCTGATAATATGCCGAAATACTTTATGATGGATGAGGATGATGTTTCCCAAACTCATATCGGAGGTGAATCCATCAATGATGCGATGATCCCAGACGAAGACGAAAAAAAAGTGCAAAAGGAAATGGATGAATGCCCAGGGGAATGCATCCACTGGAAAAAACATTAG
- the queF gene encoding preQ(1) synthase, with protein sequence MSEKKSESSYEDKQDHIPSWKTPEIEWFANVYAGKEYNIEFTIPEFTAVCPKTGLPDFGTIYIDYIPRDKCVELKSLKEYMMSYRNVGIFHENVVNKILEDFVLAVNPMYVKVVGDYNVRGGVKTIVKREYKA encoded by the coding sequence ATGTCGGAAAAAAAATCAGAATCTTCTTACGAGGACAAACAAGACCATATCCCGTCCTGGAAAACCCCGGAAATCGAATGGTTTGCCAATGTATATGCTGGCAAAGAATACAATATCGAATTCACCATCCCCGAATTTACCGCTGTTTGCCCCAAAACAGGCCTTCCCGACTTCGGAACCATCTATATCGATTATATCCCAAGGGATAAATGCGTAGAACTCAAATCACTGAAAGAATACATGATGTCTTACCGTAATGTAGGAATTTTCCATGAAAACGTTGTGAACAAAATCCTCGAAGACTTTGTTTTGGCTGTGAATCCCATGTATGTCAAGGTGGTGGGGGATTATAATGTTCGGGGTGGTGTCAAAACCATAGTGAAACGAGAGTACAAAGCCTAA
- the fliM gene encoding flagellar motor switch protein FliM → MTEILSQDEIDALLNAISSGEVSEDEYSSVGEQKKVKIYDFKRPDKFSKDQIRTLQMMHETFARLATTGLSAQLRALVVVHVASVDQLTYEEFIRSIPNPTTLAVINMDPLRGSAILEIDPSISFTIIDRLFGGKGESSKVNRELSDIELSVMEGIIVRILGNLRESWSTVIDLRPRLGNIETNPQFAQVVPPNDMVVLITLETKVGEVEGMTNLCIPYITIEPIINKLSAQYWYSSIRKGEVDENRAVIQERLDQVKIPLISEVGSVDISLNDLMNLHVGDVIKLENTPIKTDLMVKVGDRSKFKATPGRVGNRLAIQIGDSIEDIPDELLGSTRSEQEY, encoded by the coding sequence ATGACGGAAATCCTTTCCCAAGACGAAATTGATGCCCTGTTAAATGCCATCTCCTCAGGAGAAGTTTCCGAGGATGAATACTCTTCGGTTGGGGAACAAAAGAAAGTCAAAATCTACGACTTCAAACGTCCGGATAAATTTTCAAAAGACCAAATTCGTACACTCCAGATGATGCACGAGACCTTTGCCCGTTTGGCAACAACTGGTCTGTCTGCGCAGCTTCGTGCTCTCGTTGTGGTGCACGTGGCTTCCGTGGACCAGTTGACTTACGAAGAATTCATTCGTTCCATTCCAAATCCAACAACCCTTGCCGTCATCAATATGGACCCCCTTCGTGGATCGGCGATTTTAGAAATCGATCCATCCATTTCCTTTACAATCATCGATCGTCTGTTTGGTGGTAAGGGGGAATCTTCCAAGGTCAACCGAGAACTTTCCGATATCGAGTTATCGGTAATGGAAGGGATCATTGTTAGGATTCTTGGAAACTTAAGAGAGTCCTGGTCCACGGTAATTGACCTGCGCCCAAGACTTGGAAACATCGAAACAAACCCACAATTCGCACAGGTAGTTCCTCCGAATGACATGGTGGTATTAATTACCCTCGAAACCAAAGTGGGGGAGGTGGAAGGGATGACGAACCTTTGTATTCCCTACATCACGATTGAACCCATCATCAATAAACTTTCTGCCCAGTATTGGTATTCTTCGATTCGTAAAGGGGAAGTGGATGAAAACCGTGCCGTCATCCAAGAGCGACTCGACCAAGTCAAAATTCCTCTGATTTCCGAAGTGGGAAGTGTGGATATTTCTCTGAATGATCTCATGAACTTACATGTAGGAGATGTGATCAAACTAGAAAACACTCCAATCAAAACCGACCTTATGGTAAAAGTAGGGGATCGCAGTAAGTTCAAGGCCACACCGGGTCGCGTGGGAAACCGTCTTGCCATCCAAATTGGTGATAGCATCGAGGACATTCCGGACGAACTTCTTGGATCCACAAGATCGGAACAAGAATACTAG
- a CDS encoding LBBP_01157 family protein, with protein MAKTKKPSKPGLFSWFLRFFSTKGKAEDQDPSKRKKEPKTFSMEWAVAIDNWKKKLRTKQVSSGVVIESPKFRLTKTNEKLFRAEGLDYSLILVTGNHLYKNKEEKWSGVLFVDEGELNQNLSKDLSGLDGLLSSLSIPKTDLFLDSNAPKEDWRVVLSFERFWKEQLVLHMKPNAMALAMLAIGEECRIFFESVATERQKKLVRDELFYLNLGNTDQNNPYSKAKNLFGFGSALIEFGNAVNAIKERRDKEQNHGS; from the coding sequence ATGGCAAAAACTAAAAAACCATCCAAACCTGGTTTATTCTCCTGGTTCTTACGTTTTTTCAGTACGAAGGGGAAGGCAGAAGACCAAGACCCGTCAAAGAGAAAAAAAGAACCAAAAACATTTTCTATGGAATGGGCAGTCGCCATTGATAATTGGAAAAAGAAACTCCGCACTAAACAGGTGAGTTCCGGTGTGGTGATTGAATCCCCCAAGTTTCGCTTAACAAAAACAAACGAAAAACTATTTCGTGCAGAAGGATTGGATTATTCTTTGATTCTAGTCACAGGAAACCATTTGTATAAAAATAAAGAAGAAAAATGGTCTGGTGTTTTGTTTGTGGATGAAGGGGAGTTGAATCAAAATCTTTCGAAGGATCTCTCTGGACTCGATGGATTACTCTCATCACTTTCCATTCCGAAAACTGATTTATTTTTAGATTCAAATGCTCCGAAAGAAGATTGGAGAGTTGTCCTTTCCTTCGAACGATTTTGGAAAGAACAATTGGTTTTGCATATGAAACCAAATGCAATGGCACTTGCGATGCTTGCCATAGGTGAAGAATGTCGGATTTTTTTTGAGTCCGTGGCTACGGAAAGACAAAAGAAACTCGTACGAGACGAACTATTCTATCTGAATCTTGGAAATACAGACCAAAATAATCCTTATTCTAAAGCCAAAAACTTATTTGGATTCGGGTCTGCGCTGATCGAGTTCGGAAATGCTGTGAATGCCATCAAAGAAAGAAGGGATAAAGAACAAAACCATGGATCATAA
- a CDS encoding SemiSWEET transporter, with translation MENLIGYIAAFLTTVSFLPQVLRVVMTKQTRDISRNMYIMFFLGVLLWFIYGILKSDFPIILANAVTIFFVSIILYYKLKTEDQT, from the coding sequence ATGGAAAATCTAATAGGTTATATCGCTGCCTTTTTAACGACAGTATCCTTTCTTCCCCAAGTGCTCCGTGTGGTGATGACCAAACAAACCAGAGACATCAGTCGAAACATGTACATTATGTTTTTTTTAGGTGTGCTCTTATGGTTTATTTACGGAATTTTAAAATCTGATTTTCCCATCATTCTCGCAAACGCAGTCACTATTTTTTTTGTATCGATCATTTTATATTATAAACTCAAAACAGAGGACCAAACATGA
- the guaA gene encoding glutamine-hydrolyzing GMP synthase — MKSDKKIAVVDFGGQYAHLIASRIRRLGAYTEILSNEEPLSVYESYAGIILSGGPSSVYEAGAPLLPDGFFKTSVPILGICYGHQLLMKALGGEVVSSNSKEYGPAILEIQNPNSFLSKSLSPKTKVWMSHGDEVVRMPDGFQIVASSDNCRYAFVSNESKKQFGIQFHPEVTHSEEGEVLLRNFVNLCNAGSSWSISQFLEEQISELQKKVPVGKNVFLLVSGGVDSSVAYLLLAKALGKDRVKGLLVDTGFMRKNEVKDLMDNLHHVGFDLTIWDESEIFYQHLKSEFEPERKRRIVGDLFLEAQSKATDSLGLDSEHWLLGQGTIYPDTIESGGTKHSHKIKTHHNRVPQIEKLIEEGKIIEPIADLYKDEVRELGRLLGLPERWIERHPFPGPGLVVRMIASPETKPPVIDFSDLALSKKNAEVKILPILSVGVQGDQRSYAHCAVLNDFSTNWNELDECAVEITNFKKEINRVVFAPGISQFNGSFHYTKLKLDKEHSDILREADAIVNRILYEESIHTSIWQMPVVLVPVGLRANSYGVVLRPVESTEAMTANFYAMDRKILERITKELLALPQISLVLYDLTHKPPGTIEWE; from the coding sequence ATGAAAAGTGATAAAAAAATTGCAGTCGTCGATTTCGGCGGTCAATACGCTCACCTCATTGCTTCCCGAATTCGTAGGCTCGGAGCCTATACGGAAATTCTTTCCAATGAAGAACCTCTCTCTGTTTACGAGTCCTATGCTGGAATCATTCTATCAGGTGGCCCTAGTAGTGTTTATGAAGCTGGAGCTCCGCTTTTACCAGATGGATTTTTCAAAACATCAGTTCCCATTTTAGGAATCTGTTATGGCCACCAATTGTTAATGAAGGCTCTCGGTGGAGAGGTGGTTTCTTCTAATTCAAAAGAATATGGCCCCGCCATCTTAGAAATTCAAAATCCAAATTCATTTCTTTCTAAGTCACTTTCTCCCAAAACAAAAGTTTGGATGAGCCATGGGGATGAAGTGGTTCGTATGCCGGACGGATTTCAGATAGTAGCATCATCAGATAATTGTCGTTATGCGTTTGTTTCTAATGAGTCTAAAAAACAATTTGGCATTCAGTTTCATCCAGAGGTGACACACTCTGAGGAAGGGGAAGTTTTACTTCGGAACTTTGTGAATCTTTGTAATGCTGGGTCCAGTTGGAGTATCTCACAGTTTCTAGAAGAACAAATCTCTGAACTTCAAAAGAAAGTCCCTGTTGGTAAAAATGTATTTTTACTCGTTTCCGGGGGTGTGGATTCTTCCGTTGCCTATTTACTTCTAGCGAAAGCTCTTGGGAAAGACCGAGTGAAGGGGCTCCTTGTGGACACAGGTTTTATGCGTAAAAACGAAGTGAAGGATCTTATGGACAACCTCCACCACGTCGGATTTGACCTTACCATTTGGGATGAAAGTGAGATTTTTTATCAACACCTCAAATCTGAATTTGAACCAGAAAGAAAACGTCGTATTGTGGGAGATCTTTTTTTAGAAGCACAAAGTAAGGCGACTGATTCTCTCGGATTGGATTCGGAACATTGGCTTCTTGGCCAAGGAACCATTTATCCGGATACCATTGAATCTGGGGGAACCAAACATTCGCATAAAATCAAAACCCACCACAACCGTGTTCCTCAAATTGAAAAACTCATCGAAGAAGGTAAAATCATCGAACCCATCGCTGATTTGTATAAAGATGAAGTGAGAGAACTGGGTAGACTTCTTGGACTTCCTGAACGATGGATTGAAAGGCATCCTTTTCCGGGACCAGGACTTGTGGTGCGAATGATTGCAAGCCCAGAAACAAAACCACCGGTCATCGATTTTTCTGATTTGGCTCTTTCTAAGAAAAATGCAGAAGTCAAAATTTTACCAATTCTTTCCGTAGGGGTCCAAGGTGACCAAAGAAGTTATGCCCACTGTGCAGTGTTAAATGACTTTTCTACCAATTGGAATGAGTTAGATGAATGTGCTGTCGAAATCACTAATTTTAAAAAAGAAATCAATCGAGTGGTTTTTGCACCAGGGATCAGTCAATTTAATGGATCTTTTCATTATACCAAACTGAAATTAGATAAAGAACATTCGGATATTTTGAGAGAAGCCGATGCCATTGTGAACAGAATCCTTTATGAGGAGTCTATCCATACATCTATCTGGCAAATGCCTGTGGTTCTTGTTCCTGTCGGTTTACGCGCAAATTCTTATGGGGTAGTGTTACGTCCAGTCGAATCAACAGAAGCCATGACCGCCAACTTTTATGCGATGGATCGAAAGATTTTAGAACGAATCACCAAGGAATTGTTAGCTTTGCCTCAAATTTCTTTGGTGTTGTATGATCTCACTCACAAACCACCGGGAACGATTGAATGGGAGTGA
- a CDS encoding LIMLP_04285 family protein — translation MNRMNFLTVSILLLLAQNSYADTVTVKANKEVMENVKTSSPTANYVLVESKDGTKQAFKKSAVEVVTLPVVWEEAKEEKPGFFGSLFASKETKEETKTESKNPEEPKENPENQSFIQRRLPELAIGGMALLWIILP, via the coding sequence ATGAACCGAATGAACTTTCTCACTGTATCCATTTTATTGCTCCTCGCCCAAAATTCGTATGCGGACACAGTGACAGTAAAAGCAAACAAAGAGGTAATGGAGAACGTAAAAACATCTTCTCCGACTGCCAATTATGTTTTAGTAGAATCTAAAGACGGCACCAAACAAGCGTTTAAAAAATCGGCTGTCGAAGTAGTAACTCTTCCTGTTGTTTGGGAAGAGGCAAAAGAAGAAAAACCTGGATTCTTTGGGTCTCTATTTGCTTCCAAAGAAACCAAGGAAGAGACAAAGACCGAATCCAAAAACCCTGAGGAACCAAAAGAGAATCCGGAGAACCAAAGTTTTATCCAAAGAAGGTTACCTGAACTTGCAATTGGCGGAATGGCCCTTCTCTGGATCATTCTTCCTTAA
- a CDS encoding alkaline phosphatase family protein, whose translation MLTRFLFSLAIFCFFSGSISLDARSKKTMEKQIKKPVKVRQTIVLSIDGFPAYYWSDPKYRSYFPHLAELFQKYGVSEITTVNPTVTYPAHTSMVTGKDPAEHGIYNNTLSDPFEKNDGGWMWYTEDIQVPTLWDLAKENHKKTANVFWPVTVGANIDWNLPQYWRKKNPEDDKLLRVLSTKDLHKEAELAVGFPLNDVSKDEVKLNTATWLFQKKMPDLMFVYTTDLDTNHHGFGPGSEKALSRLVELDQVIFSFLQSVRAFTPKGPAIVMVSDHGFFSADVVCAPNVILKQKGYILDEAGTYQLTFKSSGGTAILLPGTNANVSTEEINSIVSEVLTACPGAEWVPTATNEKLGEMTNSSTESEENPILQKKIHPKTLGIFRTNGPMFFSGTRKGDVFTKSQIKIHGHGYWNTNPEMKTIGFVYDPAGKKHDFQSVKDVYGIVKDILNLKEKKTNGPRVPPLHTKPDPN comes from the coding sequence ATGCTAACTCGTTTCCTCTTTTCGTTAGCCATTTTTTGTTTCTTCTCCGGAAGTATTTCGTTAGATGCCAGATCCAAAAAAACTATGGAGAAACAAATTAAGAAACCAGTCAAGGTTCGCCAAACAATTGTTCTGTCTATTGATGGATTTCCTGCTTACTACTGGTCGGATCCAAAGTATCGTTCTTATTTCCCCCATTTAGCTGAACTATTTCAGAAATACGGTGTTTCCGAAATCACTACAGTCAATCCTACTGTGACTTATCCGGCTCATACCTCAATGGTAACCGGAAAAGATCCCGCCGAACATGGAATTTATAACAATACTTTGTCTGATCCTTTTGAGAAGAATGATGGGGGATGGATGTGGTATACAGAAGACATCCAAGTTCCCACCCTTTGGGATTTGGCCAAAGAAAATCACAAAAAAACTGCCAATGTTTTTTGGCCTGTTACCGTTGGTGCCAATATCGATTGGAACCTCCCTCAATATTGGCGAAAAAAAAATCCAGAAGATGATAAACTCCTCCGAGTGCTTTCTACAAAGGATTTGCACAAAGAGGCCGAACTTGCCGTTGGATTTCCGTTAAACGATGTATCCAAAGATGAAGTGAAACTAAATACTGCCACTTGGCTTTTTCAGAAAAAAATGCCGGATTTGATGTTTGTTTATACCACGGATTTGGATACAAACCATCACGGATTCGGTCCTGGGTCTGAAAAGGCTTTGTCTCGGTTGGTTGAACTAGACCAAGTTATCTTTTCTTTTTTACAATCCGTCAGAGCCTTTACTCCGAAAGGGCCTGCGATTGTGATGGTTTCTGATCATGGATTTTTTTCAGCCGATGTTGTTTGTGCCCCCAATGTGATCCTAAAACAAAAAGGGTATATTCTGGATGAGGCAGGTACTTACCAACTAACTTTTAAGAGTTCTGGTGGGACTGCCATCCTTTTGCCTGGAACCAATGCCAATGTTTCTACCGAAGAAATAAATTCCATTGTTTCAGAAGTTTTAACTGCCTGTCCTGGAGCGGAATGGGTTCCAACAGCTACCAATGAAAAGTTAGGTGAAATGACAAACTCATCTACTGAATCCGAAGAAAATCCTATACTCCAAAAAAAAATCCATCCGAAAACTTTGGGAATTTTTCGTACGAACGGACCAATGTTTTTTAGTGGTACGAGAAAAGGGGACGTGTTTACCAAATCACAAATCAAAATACACGGACACGGATATTGGAATACAAACCCCGAGATGAAAACCATTGGCTTTGTTTATGATCCAGCTGGAAAAAAACATGACTTTCAATCGGTGAAAGATGTGTATGGAATTGTAAAAGACATCTTAAATCTGAAAGAAAAGAAAACCAATGGGCCTCGTGTGCCACCCTTGCACACAAAGCCTGATCCAAATTGA
- a CDS encoding O-antigen ligase family protein: MIGKETFHKISVVFLYLFFGLSPFSISLCQILAGASLFFLFLDCIQKREFPKFGPQILFWILLYLSFLFTPVFDWDQTNWKQTIFRSEFGDVWMAFLLLHQTRLSYREKTKLKHAVRIGAFFLLLSGILSLVSPYRLAPFVMDGFQYTEGRRLPHLLVVIWEKLSLYLPIGFQSTHLTYGGLLAIYLPSILERTFRSFQIARKKTNSIFYRVGSLTLSLVGFFLLFLNQSRSIWFGLLFGILLLSSQKKLQIKKYLPALSFGILGIAGILLILYQNNWLFQRAIDDLFAKRSLENQRVWIHKMNFAILKENYHLGIGSGNYPKEFITQATPLVKELPELYYDLSITPKSHAHFDFLHFWILGGLTSVVAYLSFLYGITKKILQVGKSNLFYLGFFSVIFAGSFQCFLLDDEVILPFLGLLILLPSTSIGKKEGKKDFIQKGQMKVYGILFFWILISSLGALYLTKTPAKDLFFHRTRTEHNFPSPIAQSSVNSKVPILLPTGTREFYFKLAGCLDHEMNFDTNPKVRVSAIQFFIHWEEIPDGHLPETLILEIRKRESFDQDKEYKVQAERIVQKEIFSNSKQIQKIQVHPKEYLESLGSGIEFVDFGFLFSWKGENPFLPRIEISGNCD; encoded by the coding sequence ATGATTGGGAAAGAAACATTTCATAAGATTTCCGTTGTTTTTCTATACCTTTTTTTCGGTCTTTCTCCCTTTTCGATTAGCCTTTGTCAAATTTTGGCAGGTGCCTCCTTATTCTTTTTGTTCTTGGACTGCATACAAAAAAGAGAATTTCCTAAATTCGGACCTCAGATCCTTTTTTGGATTCTCCTTTACCTTAGTTTTCTTTTTACCCCTGTATTCGATTGGGACCAAACCAACTGGAAACAAACCATTTTCCGCTCCGAATTTGGAGATGTTTGGATGGCCTTTTTATTGTTGCACCAGACAAGGCTCTCTTATCGAGAAAAGACTAAGTTAAAACATGCGGTAAGAATCGGAGCCTTCTTTCTCCTCCTTTCAGGAATTCTCTCCTTGGTATCACCGTATCGTCTGGCACCTTTTGTAATGGATGGATTCCAATACACGGAAGGTAGGAGACTCCCCCACCTTCTTGTTGTCATTTGGGAAAAACTTTCTCTTTATTTGCCGATTGGGTTCCAAAGTACCCACCTCACTTACGGAGGTTTACTTGCCATCTATCTCCCTTCCATTTTGGAGAGAACCTTTCGATCCTTCCAAATTGCGAGAAAAAAAACAAACTCCATATTTTACCGAGTTGGATCCTTAACATTGAGTTTGGTTGGATTCTTTTTACTTTTCCTCAACCAAAGTCGTTCCATTTGGTTTGGACTCCTTTTTGGAATCTTACTTCTTTCCTCACAAAAAAAACTACAAATCAAAAAATACCTACCAGCACTTAGTTTTGGGATTTTGGGAATAGCCGGGATCCTTTTGATTCTCTACCAAAACAATTGGCTTTTCCAAAGAGCCATTGACGATTTATTCGCTAAACGATCGTTAGAGAACCAACGAGTTTGGATTCATAAAATGAATTTTGCAATTTTAAAGGAAAATTATCATTTGGGAATTGGATCAGGAAATTATCCAAAAGAATTTATCACCCAAGCAACTCCTTTGGTGAAAGAGTTACCGGAACTCTATTATGATTTATCGATCACACCCAAATCGCACGCCCATTTTGATTTTCTGCATTTTTGGATTTTAGGCGGTCTCACTTCAGTCGTAGCTTATCTTAGTTTTTTATATGGGATCACAAAAAAAATATTACAAGTCGGCAAAAGTAATCTTTTTTATTTAGGTTTTTTCAGCGTCATTTTCGCAGGAAGTTTCCAATGTTTTCTGTTAGATGATGAAGTAATACTTCCCTTTCTTGGTCTTTTGATATTACTTCCTTCGACTTCGATTGGAAAAAAAGAAGGAAAGAAGGATTTTATACAAAAGGGCCAAATGAAAGTGTATGGAATTCTGTTTTTTTGGATTTTGATTTCTAGTTTAGGGGCACTCTATTTGACAAAAACGCCTGCCAAGGATCTTTTTTTTCATAGGACTCGCACAGAACATAACTTTCCATCTCCCATTGCCCAATCTTCCGTCAACTCGAAGGTCCCAATCTTACTTCCGACGGGAACCAGGGAATTTTATTTTAAACTGGCCGGTTGTTTGGACCACGAAATGAATTTTGATACGAACCCGAAGGTACGAGTTTCTGCCATTCAGTTTTTTATCCATTGGGAAGAAATTCCTGACGGTCATCTACCGGAAACACTCATCCTTGAAATTCGCAAACGGGAGAGCTTTGACCAGGACAAAGAGTATAAAGTCCAAGCAGAAAGAATTGTACAAAAGGAAATATTTTCCAATTCAAAACAAATCCAAAAAATCCAAGTGCATCCGAAAGAGTATTTAGAATCTCTTGGAAGCGGGATTGAATTTGTTGATTTTGGGTTTTTATTTTCTTGGAAAGGGGAAAATCCATTCCTTCCCCGAATTGAAATTTCTGGGAATTGCGACTAG
- a CDS encoding type 1 glutamine amidotransferase domain-containing protein, producing MKKVLFVLTSHGEKGNAGSTGYHLGEVSHPWKVLHDAGVEMDLVSPKGGEPPVDGFDLEDPANKEFWNHPVYQKKRIHTKTPKEIQISDYSAIYFAGGHGTMWDFPENKELQNLTRSIYESGGIVGAVCHGPSALVNVTLSNGKNLIAGKRVNGFSNEEEEIVKLEGVVPFLLENKLIAAGGKYSKSAPWSSHVEVDERLVTGQNPQSAKAVGEAILSLLKK from the coding sequence ATGAAAAAAGTTTTATTTGTATTAACAAGCCACGGAGAAAAAGGAAATGCTGGTTCCACTGGTTATCATTTAGGAGAGGTTTCTCATCCGTGGAAGGTTTTACATGATGCCGGAGTGGAAATGGATTTGGTTAGTCCCAAAGGAGGCGAACCACCTGTCGATGGGTTTGATTTAGAAGACCCGGCAAACAAAGAATTCTGGAACCATCCAGTTTACCAAAAAAAGCGCATCCATACAAAAACACCAAAAGAGATTCAAATCAGTGACTACTCTGCCATCTATTTTGCCGGTGGGCATGGAACTATGTGGGACTTTCCTGAAAACAAAGAACTCCAAAACCTTACAAGATCCATTTATGAATCGGGAGGAATTGTCGGAGCAGTTTGCCACGGCCCATCGGCACTTGTGAATGTCACTTTGTCCAATGGTAAAAACCTCATTGCTGGCAAACGAGTGAATGGATTTTCCAACGAAGAAGAAGAGATTGTGAAACTAGAAGGTGTCGTTCCCTTTCTTTTGGAAAACAAACTGATTGCAGCGGGTGGGAAGTATTCCAAATCAGCACCTTGGAGTAGTCATGTAGAAGTGGACGAAAGACTTGTCACAGGACAAAACCCGCAATCAGCAAAAGCGGTGGGAGAGGCCATTCTTAGTTTACTAAAAAAATAA
- a CDS encoding LysR family transcriptional regulator gives MNPIELYQSFYCIYRERNLTKAGKILGLSQPALSLHLQSLERHRKEVLFRRTSRDLIPTDAAKRLYVQIAGPMEELERIEKTTKPKEKIERLRIGSAKEIFLEKVLPNLAKMETSFYVRYGHPQELMEALRKQEIDFVISNQKLNLPGLHYQELYKETFGLVVSKSIRLDSHFPFRGETEPKIEMIKSWMENQHWIVYSEDFAIVRRFWKVNFDSRPKIKEYSVIPNLHDIKTAIEIGKGISVLPTYLLGKKTSLYINEKNCQGFENQLYLVSREMKPQSLEGIYQRLKSWLEEESI, from the coding sequence ATGAACCCCATCGAATTGTACCAAAGTTTTTATTGTATTTACCGGGAGCGGAATTTAACAAAAGCAGGGAAAATTCTTGGACTTTCCCAACCGGCTCTCAGTTTGCATTTACAATCATTGGAACGACACAGAAAGGAAGTTCTGTTTCGCCGCACTTCCAGAGATTTAATTCCAACTGATGCCGCCAAACGGTTGTATGTTCAGATTGCAGGTCCGATGGAAGAACTAGAGCGAATCGAAAAGACAACCAAACCAAAAGAAAAAATAGAAAGACTTCGCATTGGTTCTGCCAAAGAAATTTTTTTAGAAAAAGTTTTGCCGAATCTTGCCAAGATGGAAACGAGTTTTTATGTCCGCTATGGGCATCCGCAGGAACTAATGGAGGCGTTAAGAAAACAAGAGATTGATTTTGTGATCAGTAACCAGAAGTTAAACCTTCCAGGTCTGCATTATCAAGAACTGTATAAGGAAACCTTTGGATTGGTTGTATCTAAATCCATTCGTTTGGATTCCCATTTTCCCTTTCGCGGAGAAACCGAACCAAAAATCGAAATGATAAAATCATGGATGGAAAACCAACATTGGATTGTGTATAGCGAAGACTTTGCCATTGTTAGGCGGTTCTGGAAGGTAAACTTTGACTCCAGACCAAAAATCAAAGAATACTCAGTGATACCAAACCTTCATGATATTAAGACAGCTATCGAGATCGGGAAAGGGATTTCTGTTTTACCGACTTATTTGCTTGGAAAAAAAACTTCTCTGTATATAAATGAAAAGAACTGTCAGGGTTTTGAAAACCAACTTTATCTTGTGAGTCGAGAGATGAAACCTCAGTCTTTGGAGGGAATTTACCAAAGACTCAAAAGTTGGTTGGAGGAGGAGTCGATTTGA